A part of Prolixibacteraceae bacterium genomic DNA contains:
- a CDS encoding AhpC/TSA family protein → MMKKIAYLLFSLFILASCQKSSFKITGDVVGIKDGTVYLQVIENNSLSKIDSTEVQNGHFEFSGKVEYPTLMFVGPTGARPKNIRLYVENKDITIEGDIAEAEKIIIQGSASQDLVNTLNDEQKKIEDQLKPMIKAYHAEQDPVKKSEIRKNAIELSDLIIKDQIRFIDEHMDSHVSVYMTTYDLNGQMEFSKMEELSKTFEKNFPNSPVVKVLSERVAKEKKTAIGQKAPNFSVKDIDGNTITLDTFKGKYVLLDFWASWCGPCRREAPNFVRIYNKYKNDNFTIFGISLDKDEVKWKKGIEDMGFTWNHTCDFKVWKTELAQLYNVRSIPTCYLVDPNGMIVAKGIVGDELDKKLATLLR, encoded by the coding sequence ATGATGAAAAAAATCGCGTATTTACTATTCTCTCTATTTATCCTAGCAAGTTGCCAAAAGAGCTCTTTTAAGATCACAGGAGATGTTGTAGGCATTAAAGATGGAACAGTATATCTTCAAGTAATTGAGAATAATTCATTATCAAAAATAGATAGTACAGAAGTTCAAAACGGACATTTTGAGTTTAGTGGGAAAGTAGAGTATCCGACACTCATGTTTGTTGGGCCAACTGGAGCAAGACCAAAGAACATCAGGTTATATGTTGAAAATAAGGACATCACTATTGAAGGAGATATAGCAGAAGCAGAAAAGATTATTATTCAAGGTTCGGCTTCACAGGATTTAGTTAACACATTAAACGACGAGCAGAAGAAGATAGAGGATCAGCTAAAGCCTATGATCAAAGCTTATCATGCAGAACAAGATCCAGTAAAGAAGAGTGAGATTCGTAAAAATGCAATTGAACTTAGTGATTTAATTATAAAAGATCAAATTAGATTTATTGATGAACACATGGATTCTCATGTATCTGTTTATATGACAACTTATGATTTAAATGGACAGATGGAGTTCTCTAAAATGGAAGAGTTAAGTAAAACATTTGAGAAGAACTTCCCGAATTCACCTGTAGTTAAAGTACTCTCTGAAAGAGTTGCAAAAGAGAAAAAGACAGCTATTGGACAGAAAGCTCCGAACTTTTCGGTAAAAGACATCGATGGTAATACAATCACTCTTGACACTTTTAAAGGGAAATATGTTCTTCTTGACTTCTGGGCATCATGGTGTGGACCATGTAGAAGAGAGGCTCCTAATTTTGTAAGAATATACAACAAATATAAGAACGATAATTTCACCATTTTTGGGATCTCACTAGATAAAGATGAGGTAAAATGGAAAAAAGGAATTGAAGATATGGGCTTCACATGGAATCATACGTGTGATTTTAAAGTGTGGAAGACAGAGCTAGCGCAACTGTATAATGTACGAAGTATTCCTACTTGCTACTTGGTTGATCCCAACGGAATGATCGTTGCCAAAGGAATTGTAGGAGACGAACTAGACAAGAAATTAGCAACGCTTTTACGCTAG
- the lpdA gene encoding dihydrolipoyl dehydrogenase → MTKYDIVVLGSGPGGYVAAIRAAQLGFKVGIIERENLGGICLNWGCIPTKALLKSAHVFDQMKHAQEYGISLESEPTIHFDKVIERSRGVASGMSKGIDFLMNKNKIEVIMGNGTLVSPNQIEVTDKDNQKQIVEADHIILATGARSKQLPNLPQDGKNIIGYREAMTLPKQPKSMIVVGSGAIGCEFADFYNSIGTKVTVVEFLPNIVPNEDEEVSKQLARSFKKSGIKVMTNAAVEHVEVTDSGCIATVKTKKGEQTVEAEIVLSAVGVTPNIENIGLEQVGILVENGKVTVDDYYQTNIPSVYAIGDIVKGQALAHVASAEGITCVEKIAGKSPRIINYNNIPGCTYTSPEVASVGYTEAKAKELGHNIKVGKFPFSASGKASASNTKEGFVKLIFDEKYGELLGAHMIGANVTEMIGELVVGKDLEITAHEIISAVHPHPTMNEAIMEAAAAAYDEVIHI, encoded by the coding sequence ATGACAAAATACGATATTGTTGTTCTTGGAAGTGGACCAGGAGGATATGTAGCAGCGATCCGTGCTGCACAACTAGGATTTAAAGTTGGTATTATTGAGAGAGAAAACCTTGGAGGGATCTGTCTTAATTGGGGATGTATTCCGACCAAAGCACTTCTTAAAAGTGCTCATGTTTTTGATCAAATGAAGCATGCTCAAGAGTATGGTATTTCACTAGAGTCAGAGCCAACAATTCACTTCGACAAGGTGATTGAGAGAAGTCGTGGCGTGGCATCAGGGATGAGCAAAGGTATTGACTTCTTGATGAATAAGAACAAGATTGAAGTTATCATGGGCAACGGGACTTTGGTCTCGCCAAACCAAATAGAGGTCACTGATAAAGACAATCAAAAACAGATCGTTGAAGCAGATCATATAATCTTAGCAACAGGAGCACGATCAAAACAGTTGCCTAATCTTCCTCAAGATGGCAAGAATATTATCGGTTATAGAGAAGCGATGACTCTTCCAAAACAACCGAAGAGTATGATTGTTGTTGGTTCTGGAGCCATAGGGTGTGAGTTTGCTGATTTCTATAATTCGATCGGAACGAAGGTTACTGTGGTTGAGTTCTTACCAAATATTGTTCCGAATGAAGACGAAGAGGTTTCGAAGCAATTGGCTCGAAGTTTCAAGAAAAGCGGGATCAAAGTCATGACCAATGCCGCAGTGGAACATGTTGAAGTTACGGACAGTGGTTGTATAGCTACGGTTAAGACAAAGAAGGGAGAACAGACTGTTGAAGCAGAGATTGTACTGTCGGCAGTAGGAGTTACTCCTAATATTGAAAATATAGGCTTAGAGCAGGTGGGTATTCTAGTTGAAAATGGTAAAGTCACAGTAGACGACTACTATCAAACTAATATTCCATCAGTTTATGCTATTGGAGATATTGTGAAAGGGCAAGCTCTAGCACACGTTGCTTCTGCTGAAGGGATTACTTGTGTTGAGAAGATCGCAGGTAAGAGTCCACGTATCATCAACTACAATAATATACCAGGGTGTACTTACACATCACCTGAAGTGGCATCAGTAGGTTATACTGAAGCCAAAGCAAAAGAGCTTGGGCACAATATCAAAGTAGGTAAATTCCCATTCTCAGCATCAGGTAAAGCAAGTGCATCTAATACAAAAGAAGGTTTCGTCAAACTTATATTTGATGAAAAATATGGCGAACTATTAGGAGCTCATATGATTGGAGCGAATGTGACGGAAATGATTGGAGAATTGGTTGTAGGTAAAGATCTTGAGATAACGGCTCATGAGATCATAAGTGCTGTACACCCTCATCCAACCATGAACGAAGCAATAATGGAAGCAGCTGCTGCTGCGTATGATGAAGTAATACATATTTAG
- a CDS encoding GGGtGRT protein, giving the protein MVLFEGYERRIENIQTFLEANNISSLEEAEQICKEHHLDIQSIVKEIQPIAFENAGWAYTIGAAVAIGRGQGEAADIAITLGEALQAFCIPGSVADDRKVGLGHGNLASMLLRPETKCFAFLAGHESFAAAEGAIGLAKSANKVRKEPLKVILNGLGKDAAQIISRMNGFTHVETIFDYHTGELTVSKEKSYSKGERAQVRCYGADDVREGVAIMHLEEVDVSITGNSTNPTRFQHPVAGTYKKECYESGKKYFSVASGGGTGRTLHPDNMAAGPASYGMTDTMGRMHSDAQFAGSSSVPAHVEMMGLIGMGNNPMVGASVAVAVAVSQQMK; this is encoded by the coding sequence ATGGTACTTTTCGAAGGATACGAAAGAAGAATAGAGAATATTCAAACGTTTTTGGAGGCCAACAATATATCATCATTAGAGGAGGCAGAACAGATCTGTAAAGAACATCATCTAGATATACAAAGTATTGTAAAAGAGATTCAACCGATCGCTTTTGAAAATGCTGGTTGGGCATATACTATTGGTGCTGCTGTAGCTATTGGTCGTGGTCAAGGAGAAGCGGCAGATATTGCCATCACTCTAGGTGAGGCATTACAGGCATTCTGTATTCCAGGATCTGTTGCTGATGACCGTAAGGTAGGCTTAGGGCATGGGAACTTAGCTTCTATGTTACTGCGTCCTGAGACAAAATGTTTTGCATTCCTTGCAGGCCATGAGTCTTTTGCGGCAGCAGAGGGGGCTATTGGGTTAGCAAAATCGGCCAATAAAGTTCGCAAAGAGCCACTTAAGGTGATTCTTAATGGTCTAGGTAAGGATGCTGCCCAAATCATCTCGCGAATGAATGGATTTACACATGTAGAGACCATCTTTGACTACCATACAGGAGAGCTTACGGTATCGAAAGAGAAGTCTTACTCTAAAGGAGAGCGAGCACAAGTTCGATGTTATGGTGCAGATGATGTAAGAGAAGGGGTAGCCATCATGCACCTTGAAGAAGTAGATGTGTCGATTACAGGAAATTCGACCAACCCCACTCGTTTTCAGCACCCTGTTGCTGGTACTTATAAAAAAGAGTGTTATGAATCAGGCAAGAAGTATTTCTCGGTAGCTTCAGGAGGGGGTACAGGAAGAACACTTCATCCTGATAATATGGCAGCAGGACCTGCTTCTTATGGTATGACAGATACCATGGGACGTATGCACTCTGATGCCCAATTTGCAGGATCTTCTTCAGTTCCAGCACATGTTGAGATGATGGGGTTGATAGGTATGGGAAATAATCCAATGGTTGGTGCTTCTGTAGCAGTGGCTGTAGCTGTATCTCAACAGATGAAATAG
- a CDS encoding valine--tRNA ligase, producing the protein MEIPGKYNPADVESKWYKYWMDNKMFHSEPDEREPYTIVIPPPNVTGVLHMGHMLNNTIQDILIRRARMQNKNACWVPGTDHASIATEAKVVARLKDRGIEKSDLTRDDFMTHAWDWTDEYGGIILEQLKTLGASCDWDRTAFTMDEERSKSVITAFVDLFNKGFVYRGVRMVNWDPAALTAVSDEEVIHKEEQSKLYYLRYQIEGADEFVTIATTRPETILGDTAVCVNPNDERFKHLAGKKVIVPLVNRVVPIIQDEYVDMEFGTGCLKITPAHDVNDYEIGLKYNLESIDIFNDNGTINDKVGLFVGEDRFDVRKKIIPQLDELGNLVKVEDYVNKVGYSERTNVVIEPKLSAQWFLKMSDMAKPALDSVMNDEIEFHPKKFKNVYRHWMENVKDWCISRQLWWGHRIPVYYLEDGSYVVASNMDEAVKIAQEKTGNTSLTAENLRQDEDVLDTWASSWLWPISLFDGIDNPDNEEFNYYYPTNDLVTGHDIIFFWVARMIIAGYQFKGKMPFKNVYFTGMVRDKQRRKMSKSLGNSPDPLDLMAKYGADGVRVGMLLCSPAGGDLLFDESLTEQGANFTTKVWNSYRLVSGWSVDNTIPQPAYAAKGIEWFNSKLDGVILNINDNFDQYRLSEALMLIYNTFRDEFSGWLLEVVKPAYQQPIDAKTYGEVLAIFDKLLRILHPFMPFITEEIWQLLQTREEGASIMLAPWPETAEVNEQLIADFEDLKEAVAGIRTIRKEKNIANKEALELSILAGDKGYHATLNPVFEKIANLSSLQEVNEEMSGALSFLVKSTQFFLPLGDLVNVEEELEKLATELKYTEGFLKTVMKKLGNEKFVNSAPEKVVELERKKKEDAEEKMRVINERIASLK; encoded by the coding sequence ATGGAAATACCTGGCAAGTACAATCCGGCGGATGTTGAAAGTAAGTGGTATAAATATTGGATGGACAATAAAATGTTTCATTCAGAGCCAGATGAGAGAGAACCTTATACAATCGTAATTCCTCCACCAAACGTCACAGGAGTTTTGCATATGGGACATATGTTGAACAATACGATTCAAGATATCTTGATTCGTCGTGCTCGCATGCAAAACAAGAATGCTTGTTGGGTTCCAGGAACCGATCATGCTTCTATTGCTACCGAGGCCAAAGTCGTTGCTCGACTTAAAGATCGCGGTATTGAAAAGAGCGATTTAACCCGTGATGATTTCATGACACATGCTTGGGATTGGACGGACGAATACGGTGGAATTATCCTTGAGCAGCTTAAAACTCTAGGTGCTTCTTGCGATTGGGATCGTACCGCTTTCACAATGGATGAGGAGAGATCAAAATCTGTCATCACAGCATTTGTTGATCTCTTTAATAAAGGCTTTGTTTACCGTGGTGTGAGAATGGTAAACTGGGATCCTGCTGCTCTGACTGCTGTTTCTGATGAAGAGGTGATTCATAAAGAAGAGCAGAGTAAACTTTACTACCTTCGTTATCAAATTGAAGGAGCAGATGAGTTTGTTACCATTGCAACAACGCGTCCTGAAACAATTTTGGGTGATACTGCTGTTTGTGTCAACCCTAACGATGAGCGTTTCAAGCACCTTGCGGGCAAAAAAGTTATCGTACCATTGGTAAACCGAGTAGTTCCAATTATCCAAGACGAGTATGTGGATATGGAGTTCGGAACTGGATGTTTGAAGATAACTCCAGCACATGATGTAAACGATTATGAGATTGGATTAAAATATAACCTTGAGTCGATTGATATCTTCAACGACAATGGAACCATCAATGATAAAGTAGGCCTATTTGTTGGAGAGGATCGTTTTGATGTTCGTAAGAAGATCATTCCTCAGCTAGATGAATTAGGTAACCTTGTTAAGGTGGAAGATTATGTGAACAAAGTAGGTTACTCAGAACGTACCAATGTCGTGATTGAACCAAAACTGTCTGCACAGTGGTTCTTGAAGATGAGTGATATGGCTAAGCCTGCCTTGGATAGTGTGATGAATGACGAGATTGAATTTCACCCTAAGAAATTTAAGAACGTATATCGTCACTGGATGGAGAATGTAAAGGATTGGTGTATCTCTCGTCAGTTATGGTGGGGACATCGTATTCCTGTATACTATCTAGAAGATGGTTCTTATGTTGTTGCTAGCAACATGGATGAAGCCGTTAAGATTGCTCAAGAGAAGACGGGCAACACATCTCTTACTGCGGAGAACCTACGTCAAGACGAAGATGTTCTTGATACATGGGCATCTTCTTGGTTGTGGCCTATTTCTCTTTTCGATGGTATAGACAATCCAGATAACGAAGAGTTCAACTACTACTATCCAACAAATGATCTTGTAACAGGTCATGACATTATCTTCTTCTGGGTAGCACGTATGATTATTGCTGGTTACCAATTTAAAGGTAAGATGCCATTCAAGAATGTATATTTCACAGGAATGGTTAGAGACAAACAACGTCGTAAGATGTCTAAGTCTTTAGGTAACTCTCCTGATCCATTAGATCTAATGGCGAAGTATGGAGCAGATGGTGTACGTGTTGGTATGTTGTTATGTTCTCCTGCTGGTGGTGACCTTCTTTTTGATGAGTCACTTACAGAGCAAGGCGCAAACTTCACTACTAAGGTTTGGAACTCATACCGCCTTGTTAGTGGATGGAGTGTTGATAATACAATACCTCAGCCAGCTTATGCTGCAAAAGGAATTGAGTGGTTCAACAGCAAGTTGGATGGTGTTATTCTGAATATCAACGATAACTTTGACCAATATCGTCTTTCAGAAGCACTGATGTTAATCTATAATACATTCCGTGATGAGTTCTCTGGCTGGTTATTAGAGGTCGTAAAACCTGCTTATCAACAGCCAATCGATGCGAAAACATATGGTGAGGTACTTGCAATTTTTGATAAATTGTTACGTATCCTTCATCCATTTATGCCTTTTATTACCGAAGAGATTTGGCAATTACTTCAAACTCGTGAAGAGGGGGCATCCATTATGTTGGCACCATGGCCTGAAACGGCAGAAGTGAATGAGCAACTAATCGCAGATTTTGAAGATCTTAAAGAAGCTGTTGCGGGTATCCGTACAATTCGTAAAGAGAAAAATATCGCGAACAAAGAAGCTTTAGAACTATCTATTCTGGCTGGAGATAAAGGTTATCATGCGACATTAAACCCCGTGTTTGAGAAGATCGCAAACTTATCCTCTCTACAGGAGGTGAATGAAGAGATGAGCGGTGCTTTATCATTCCTTGTGAAGTCGACACAGTTCTTCTTGCCTTTGGGTGATTTAGTAAATGTGGAGGAAGAACTTGAAAAGCTAGCAACAGAACTAAAGTATACGGAAGGATTCCTAAAGACTGTTATGAAGAAACTAGGTAACGAGAAGTTCGTTAATAGTGCTCCAGAAAAAGTCGTTGAACTTGAACGTAAAAAGAAAGAAGATGCCGAAGAGAAGATGCGTGTAATCAATGAACGTATTGCTTCTTTAAAGTAA
- a CDS encoding lysophospholipid acyltransferase family protein, giving the protein MEQVLYFIIRGITRTTNFLPLRVHYWFSDLYYVFAFYIVKYRRKVVRRNLINSFPERSISEIKEIEKKYYRHIADLAVETLYFADISAKEIEQRITIDNPELPIKYLNEGRQVIISLGHYNNWEWLCFLKYYTNANYYPVYKPLHSKAFDKFYRNLRSRFGAEPIPKNTIFKRLYNDLKQGIPSVSGFVNDQTPKRENIQYWTTFLNQDTPMFLGVEKIAKKLDTVVITAEIQKPKRGHYLVKFTLITDKPKEEAPFAITEKDTRHLEEIIRRNPEYWLWSHKRWKHKKE; this is encoded by the coding sequence ATGGAACAGGTTTTATATTTTATCATAAGGGGCATTACCCGTACGACAAACTTTCTACCTCTACGAGTACACTATTGGTTCTCAGACCTCTATTATGTCTTCGCTTTTTATATTGTAAAGTACAGACGAAAAGTTGTGCGCCGAAACCTCATTAATTCATTTCCGGAACGTTCAATCTCTGAAATTAAAGAGATAGAGAAGAAGTATTATCGACATATTGCAGACCTTGCGGTGGAGACACTATACTTTGCGGATATCTCGGCAAAAGAGATTGAACAACGAATTACGATAGATAATCCTGAACTACCTATTAAGTACCTAAACGAAGGTAGGCAGGTGATCATCTCCCTCGGCCACTATAACAATTGGGAGTGGTTATGCTTTCTTAAGTACTATACAAACGCAAATTACTACCCCGTATATAAACCGCTGCACAGCAAAGCTTTTGATAAGTTCTACCGAAATCTAAGAAGCCGTTTTGGTGCCGAACCTATTCCAAAGAACACCATCTTCAAGAGACTATATAACGATTTGAAGCAAGGCATTCCATCTGTCTCTGGTTTTGTCAATGACCAGACCCCGAAGAGAGAAAATATTCAATATTGGACCACATTCTTAAATCAAGATACTCCTATGTTTTTAGGGGTCGAGAAGATTGCAAAGAAATTAGATACAGTGGTGATTACTGCAGAGATACAGAAACCCAAACGTGGACATTATCTAGTGAAGTTTACCCTCATCACAGATAAACCAAAAGAGGAAGCACCTTTTGCTATTACAGAAAAGGATACTCGACATTTAGAAGAGATAATCCGTAGAAATCCTGAATACTGGTTGTGGTCACATAAAAGATGGAAGCATAAGAAAGAGTAG
- a CDS encoding glycosyltransferase family 2 protein has protein sequence MHQPLSSELSVAVVILNWNGASLLEEYLPSLVAHSTYDKCRLIVADNGSTDQSKRVVDNFDTIEWLPLDKNYGFALGYNMALQLINSDVYILLNSDIRVSHRWLEPLMEVFNKQPEVGILQPKILDDKRRDHFEYAGAAGGYLDSAGYPFCRGRIMDHIEKDTHQYDNTQDIFWASGASLAIRSTLWHDLNGFDTIFWAHMEEIDLCWRALNQGTTIKVEPQSRVFHLGGGSLPYGNPKKTYLNFRNNLFLLARNLHPKEWLYTLFIRMILDGVASVIFLFTGEYKLIPSVLKAHRDFYLKLPSILRNRKDQTYKRKSDLPVFNGVIPLKSKLRSVTKFSQLHFKI, from the coding sequence ATGCATCAACCACTATCATCAGAACTATCCGTCGCAGTTGTCATTCTTAATTGGAATGGAGCCTCTCTCTTAGAAGAGTATCTCCCTTCATTAGTGGCACACTCGACATACGATAAATGTCGTCTTATTGTTGCAGACAATGGATCTACCGATCAAAGCAAACGAGTGGTAGATAATTTCGACACTATTGAATGGCTTCCTCTTGATAAGAATTATGGTTTTGCATTGGGATATAACATGGCTCTTCAACTCATTAATTCAGATGTATATATACTGCTCAATTCAGATATTCGAGTTTCTCATAGATGGCTCGAACCTTTGATGGAGGTATTTAATAAACAACCAGAGGTCGGTATACTACAACCCAAAATTCTTGATGACAAGAGGAGAGATCATTTTGAATATGCAGGTGCAGCAGGTGGATACCTAGACAGTGCAGGATATCCTTTTTGTAGAGGTCGTATCATGGATCATATAGAGAAAGATACCCATCAATATGATAATACCCAAGATATTTTCTGGGCATCAGGAGCCTCTTTAGCTATCCGTTCCACGCTTTGGCACGATCTTAACGGATTTGATACGATCTTTTGGGCACATATGGAGGAGATTGACCTATGTTGGCGTGCGCTAAACCAGGGAACTACCATTAAAGTGGAACCACAATCGAGAGTCTTTCACCTCGGAGGGGGATCACTACCATACGGCAATCCAAAGAAGACATACTTAAACTTTCGAAACAATCTATTTCTACTAGCGAGAAATTTGCATCCTAAAGAGTGGTTATACACACTATTTATTAGAATGATATTGGATGGAGTGGCTTCGGTTATTTTCCTTTTTACAGGAGAGTATAAACTTATACCATCGGTCTTAAAGGCACATAGAGATTTCTATCTGAAATTGCCTTCGATTCTTCGAAACCGAAAGGATCAAACATACAAACGAAAGTCGGATCTTCCTGTTTTCAATGGTGTCATTCCTTTAAAGTCAAAACTAAGATCGGTAACAAAATTTAGTCAATTGCACTTCAAAATATAA
- a CDS encoding AI-2E family transporter, which yields MNQRTRNILIGIGFIFLALLLWYFSDIVIYILIASVLSVLGRPIKNLLEKIHIRKWRMGDNLSSALTLIALWIVIIGFFSFLIPMFASEAKELSNVNVHSVVAYIKDAAEQLTTNYPFIKLPSLDEQSLVEMAKGELSQAFDLSKMTNIFSSVFGTLGSLLILSFSVSFILFFFLRDENMFTDGIMLFVPSEYESKVRNILHSTSSLLKRYVIGIILEILGIMIFDTIGFTVIGLGFSHAVVVATFAGLMNVVPYVGPWIGAIFGVLVAIATNVQSPFMEVTLPLIGLVLLVAALSQIADNIVFQPLIYSNSVKAQPLEIFLVILMAGSVAGVPGMILAIPGYTVIRVVLREFFYGFSFVRKLTQGMDIADD from the coding sequence ATGAATCAACGTACTAGAAATATATTGATAGGTATTGGTTTTATCTTTTTGGCATTACTCTTATGGTATTTTAGTGATATTGTCATTTACATCTTGATCGCCTCTGTTTTGAGTGTGTTAGGTAGACCAATAAAGAACCTTCTAGAAAAGATTCACATCAGAAAATGGCGTATGGGAGACAACCTCTCTTCTGCATTAACATTGATTGCTTTGTGGATTGTAATTATTGGTTTTTTCTCTTTTTTAATCCCGATGTTTGCTTCCGAAGCAAAAGAACTTTCCAATGTGAACGTTCACTCTGTGGTTGCTTATATCAAGGATGCTGCAGAACAACTGACCACAAATTATCCGTTTATTAAACTTCCTTCATTGGATGAGCAGAGCTTGGTGGAAATGGCAAAAGGAGAGTTATCTCAGGCCTTCGACCTATCTAAAATGACCAATATATTTAGTTCCGTTTTTGGTACTTTAGGAAGTCTCTTGATCTTATCCTTCTCTGTTAGTTTTATCCTCTTCTTTTTTCTTAGAGATGAGAATATGTTTACCGATGGGATAATGCTATTTGTGCCGAGTGAATATGAGTCAAAGGTAAGAAACATACTTCACTCTACCTCCTCGTTGTTGAAGCGATATGTTATCGGTATTATTCTAGAAATTTTAGGTATAATGATCTTTGATACCATCGGTTTTACAGTAATTGGATTGGGATTTTCGCATGCTGTTGTGGTCGCAACATTCGCTGGTCTTATGAACGTAGTACCTTATGTTGGACCATGGATTGGGGCTATATTTGGTGTTCTTGTGGCAATTGCAACCAATGTTCAGTCACCGTTTATGGAGGTAACCTTACCACTTATCGGATTAGTCCTTCTTGTGGCTGCACTATCTCAGATTGCTGATAATATAGTTTTCCAACCACTGATTTACTCTAATAGTGTGAAAGCACAGCCTTTAGAGATCTTCTTGGTTATTTTAATGGCAGGATCTGTTGCTGGAGTACCTGGTATGATTCTAGCAATACCTGGGTACACTGTCATACGAGTGGTCTTAAGAGAGTTCTTTTATGGTTTCTCTTTTGTCCGGAAATTAACGCAAGGAATGGATATTGCGGATGATTGA